A stretch of DNA from Chlorogloeopsis sp. ULAP01:
CCGCACCCACCAAAAACTAGTACAAAAGTTCCAACAAATTCTGCAAGACAACGTGTAAAAAGAGATATCATTTTTTTCTCCATGCTCTATTCAATTTCTGCACAAATTGTTAAGACATTTTTAAAATCTGGCTTGGTTTTAATCTTCATGCCATTTTGTTCCTAGCTATCCTAAATCTGATAAACACGTGAACATAAATTTTTCTACAAAGATACTGGGTATCTTCCCATGCTCCATTCAAGAAACCATTAGGTTAGATGCAAAAAAAAGCAAAGGAAATTTAGAAAAATCTCATGACTAAATCAAGGATTTACACAGTATTTTTCTATTGTTCACGGCAATTTATCTAGACTTAACAATTTTGTGCCGTAAGTATATGGAAGAGAAATAAGAAACTTATAAGAAATTTGTAAGAATAACGAGTGATGTTAGTGATGCAAAAAAATGTGATCGCCTAATCTAAAAACGTTAAATGCATACATATAGCACTTCCAGCTATATTAATACCTGGTGTAGCAATAAATACACTAGCTAACCAATGAATTACATATTAAATTACTCCGAATAAATACAAATAATTAGCTTGCAAAAACTTAATGTTTTGTTAATATTTGTCCATTAAGCTTGGCAATCTACGCCACTCTATATTCAGCAAAAGTGATTATAGAATGTCGCTTTCAAAGTGAATGAACTTATTTGAAAGTAATATTATTTATCTAACTATTGCTTTTATTTTAGCATCTATCTTTAGATATATTTTCTATATTTATTAGATAGTCATTATTTGTGATTGATTATTTTTTACCACGTACTATCAAGGGTTACAAACATTTAAATTATATGATACTTTTGATAGATGTTATATTTTTTATTTAATGCATATAGAATAAAAATAATTTTAATAAAATGTATAAAAATAAATACTATTTGTCACATTAGCAAGAGAAAAACATTTGAAAATAATATTTAATACTATTACTAATATAGTCAAATTAAGAATTTAAATTATCGTAGGTAAAAAAGATTATTCTTAGTTTCTAGTTCTAAAATTTTTGCTTACACCTGTTAAACACTGTTCTAAGCTTTATGTATGATTCAACAGAGAGTTACGTGTACTAATTGTAGAAGCTAAAACCAAAGGGACAGGCAAAAAACCCATCCCATCTGAGACTGACAACTAGAGTACACTAAATTACTTTATGTCACTAGCTTTGAAGTATTCTCAACTATTAGGAGTAATGCTAACAATCCCAGACCACTGAACTTTTTTAAGGTTGTCACGACGGTAGGAAAAGAAATGTTCTGGAGTTTGGTAAGTACAGTAAGGAGCGATCGCTATTTGTTCTATACTGATGCCTAGATTTTCCAGCTGCAAGAAATTTACTTGGCGGACATCCACCCGCATTTTTGTCGGATCAGGATCGGGGAGTAAAGGAGATTTGGGTAGGTCTTGTAATGCCTCAACAATAACAGTTTCATCTTCATGAGAGATAATACTAGCTCCGATTTGGGCTGCAACTTGTGTAGATACCTGGTAAACTTCTCCTGCGATCGCAGGCCCCATCGCTATTCGTAAATCTGGGATTTTACTGCCTTGTGCTTGCAGACGAGCAATAGCTTGCGGCACAATTTTGGCTGCTGTACCTCGCCATCCGGCGTGTAATGCTGCTACCCGACCAGTCTTTTCATCGGCAATCAGTACGGGTGTACAATCAGCAGATGCTACCCAAACAGCTTGTAGCGGTTCCTCGCTCATCAAACCATCCGCAGCTGCCAACGCAGAATTATCATCTTCTTCATTTCCACTCGATAGCTGACTAGAAATTTCTGAAGGTGTGAGAACAGTATTGCCATGCACCTGCTTCAAGCGATATCCTGAAGCATCTGGATGCAATACCACAGTTAACTCTTCTGGAGAGCGAGGCCAAAACTGTTGGGTAAAAAAGCCGTGAGGCCAAGCTTCTAGAAGACTACAAGTCAGGTAAGACATTCCTTCCCAAGTGCGCCAGTACCAAGTATGCATCTTCCACTAAGTCTCAAAACAACATCAAAAAGCAATCAATTCATGCTAACTTGAACAAGCAAATTTGGGTAAACCCTGTGGGATTGAATCAGCAACAGCTAGAAGCAGCCCTGAAAGCAGGGCGAAAAAATGCTTATTTACCATTTTGTTTCTATTTAGTAGAGTCAGTCGCCTCAACAAATCAAACCCTTTGGGCGTTGCTCGATCAAAGAGCGCAACCAGGATGTACAATTATTGCCACTCAGCAAACTGCTGGACGGGGACAATGGGGGCGGCAGTGGGCTTCTGCACCAGGAGGATTGTATCTTTCGCTATTGTTAGCTCCGAATATAGAAGCCAACCAAAGTTATCAATTAACTTTTGCAACTGCTTGGGGCATAGCCTACCAATTGCGAGAATCTGGTATTAATGTTGGAATTAAATGGCCTAATGATTTGGTCATCAATCAGCGTAAGCTGGGCGGTATTTTAACGGAAACGAAAATCAACCAAGGGCAAATCACACAGAGCGTCATCGGCGTTGGCATTAACTGGACTAATCCAGTGCCAGAAACCGGAATCAATTTGGAAATGTGGCAAACTGCCAAAAATCCCAAACCAATTTCCAGTCTGGAAATGCTCGCTGCCAAAGTTTTATTGGGAATAGAATGTGGTATACAGTGCCTTTTTGAAGAAGGAGTAAATATATTATTGGCTCGCTATCTAGAGTTGCTTGCAAATGTGGGCGATCGCATTTGTGTCAACGATATGGCAGGCACTGTTGTTGGTGTAACATCTACCGGGGAACTTCGTGTCCGTTTGCAAACATCTGAATCCCTAACGGTAATAAAACCAGAAATTTATCTTCAGCCCGGTACAATCAGTCTGGGCTATAGCAAAGTCTCTGGCTAATTCTCTAGCTTGTCCAAAATTTTAAATTTGGGCTAAGAAAATACTGAGATGATCATTTTAGGCTAACTACACACAACATCAGAGAACCAATGAAGCAGCGTCATAACTCTGTCCACAATCGCTTGCACCACCTATGGCAGCGCACTCTGCCAGCTCAAAGTCTCTGTTTGGTTGGCAGCTTCAGCCTTGTCAGTAGTGGTTTGGCATTTGCTCAAACCGATTCAGCTATTGACAACATTGTGCCTACAGTTGAAAATTCCCAACCAGCAGCACCAGTAGCAGGAAATATCGTCAAAAAAGAAACGGTTGAGCAGACAATCATAGCTTCAGAAGCAGCTAAACCGCAGCCAGAATTTTCCCAACGCCGAAACAGACTTAAACAAAGACTGAAGAAAGTAGAAAGTTCTCAACCTACCGAAACAGTCAAACCACAGTCTAGAGTTGGTGTGAGAACATTCAAAACTGGGGTAACAGTTTCCCAACCTGCAACATCAACAAAAATTTCTGCACCCCAAACTAATCTTGTCCGAGAGCAAAAACCCAAAGTAGAATTTGCTGCTCCCGTTGCACCTCGTTCTATACCTAAACAATTGCCAACAGTTGCCCAACCCGCAAACGACTCCCCAGGCATCGCCAGTTGGGCAGCAGGAAAAACCAAGGATTACAATAACGCTTACATCGACCCCACTGATTACAATCAAAATACTACGTCTAAATATGACGCACCTAGTAGCGTAGTAGTTATAGAACGCGCTAGCGGTTGTCAAGCCGTTTTAGCAAGAGGAATTTCTAGTCTTAATTGTGCCAAAGCAGCAGGTACTTCTGTTGCCAGTACTCAAAAAACCACACCCGCGTGGTTAAACAAAAGTCAAAACACTCGGATTGCAGCCGTTCCAGCAGTACAGCGTGTTGCTACTAATACAAGCAACACTGGATTGCGCGCTCCACGGGTAGTTTCTAAGCTGGTTACTAATACTGGATGGCGTTCTAACCAACCAGTTTCTACTAATGTTGGTAGAAGTGTTTATCAAGCAAATCGCTTTATTCCCAATCCCAGCGAATTTACTCCTACCACGACAGTTAGTTCTGTACCGATCGCACCGAGTGGTGGTATTTTATCAGCCCCAGTTACAGCCCAAAACATTGCACCCCGACCCAGTACGGTAGCCTACAATATCCCATTGGCAACAACATTGCCACGTATTGCCTTTAGTGGTATTTACGGTCGTGGAATCGCCTACAATCCTTCAGGGTTAATATTCCCCCTGAATGTTCCTGCACCAATTACCTCATTATTTGGTTGGCGAACTCATCCCATTAGTGGCGATCGCCGTTTCCATGCTGGTATGGACATAGGTGCAGCGATGGGAACACCTATTTTAGCGGCATACTCCGGTCAAGTAGAAGCTGCTGGCTGGCAGGGTGGTTATGGCCTAACCGTTGTCATGAGCCACAATAATGCTCAACAAACACTTTACGGTCATATGTCAGAAATCTATGTTCAACCCGGACAAAGGGTAGAACAGGGAAGTGTAATTGGCAGGGTAGGTAGTACAGGTAATTCTACAGGCCCCCACCTGCATTTTGAAGTGCGTCAACTCACACCCCAAGGATGGGTTGCAGTGGATCCGGGCATACAATTACAGTTTGCTCTCAATCAACTAGTAAATACCTTACAAACTGCACAGGTAACTAGGGACTAGGGACTGGGGACTGGGGACTAGGGACTGGGGACTAGGGACTAGGAACTGGGGATTAAGAATAAAGAAATCTTAATACCCCATCCTTGATAACCAATACCCAATCACTAGTACCAAATACCCAATCCCCAATCCCCTTTCACAGATACCCATGCTCTGCTAGAAAAATGGGCGTTATTTGCTCGTGATTGGTGTCTTTTGAGTTTTTTGGCTCTCCCTTGCCCATGACAAGGAATTTTTCTACATATTTACCCAGAATATCCCCTTCTAAATTTACCGAACTGCCCGGAACTAGATAGCAAAGATTGGTCTCGGCATAGGTAAGAGGAATCACCGCTACTTTAAACTGGGAAAATTCTGGCTCGTAATCGGCAACTGTGAGGCTAATGCCATTAATGGCGATACTGCCTTTAGGAACAAGATAACGAGCGATCGCATCGGGAGCACTAAAAGTCATTTCCCAAGACGTTGCCGTCTGTTGTGCGGCAATTATACGCCCTATGCCGTCTACGTGTCCCATCACAAAATGACCACCGATTTTACTACCTACTCGTAGAGAAGTTTCTAAATTGACATATTTTGGTTCTGCTTGTTCTATTCCCAAGGTTGTACGACGTAAGGTTTCTGGTGAAGCAGTGGCGACAAAGCCGCCAGGCAGGACTTTTTCTACAGTCAAGCAAACGCCATCTACTGCTACGCTGTCACCATAAGCTAAATCTTGCATAACTAAATCAGATGATTGGCTGATGCAAGTGATTTGCCAAGAATCCCCTCCCAGGGGACTTATTGTTCCTAATGCTTGAATTATTCCTGTAAACACGGCTTTTTAGTCAATTTAATTCTATTTATTGCGTAATTTGCACTAAAATCAACTGGTAATTTTCCCAAGTATCCTTATTTTTAAAGTATATTTTCTGACTCAATTTTGTATAAAGATTTCAACACATTTACAGCAATTACAAGGCATACTTGGATCAGTAGATTATTGCGGAACCAAACTAATTTAACTTACTCTGGTATTCGCAACCATTTGGGAGTTTAATAGAAGCAATTATAGAGAAAAAAGAAGTATGTTTGTTATTGTCCCAATCTTGCCCAACCAAGGGTATGATTTGTTACAAATGCTCTCTAGCGCTCAAAGGATTGTAGAGGCTTAGCCAATGATTGAAATGAAAGTCGCTGGCATAGCATTAGATGCCATAACTCGTAGCCCAATTGTACTTTTGAAAGATGCTTCAGATCGCCGTGCTTTGCCTATTTACATAGGTCAAGAACAGGCTAGGGCAATCATGAGCGCACTGGAGAATCAAAAGCCTCCAAGACCTTTAACTCACGACTTGCTCGTGAATATTCTAGAGGCGTGGAATATGACTCTAGAACGCGTTATTATTCATTCACTACAAAAGGATACATTTTATGCAGTTTTAATTCTTAAACAAGGGGAAGTCAAAAAAGAAATTGATGCCCGTCCTAGTGATGCGATCGCTGTTGCCCTCCGTACAAATACGCCTATTTGGGTAATGGAAGAAGTAATTGCTGATGCTTCTATCCCTGTAGATAGAGATGCAGATGAAGCAGAGCAACAAGCTTTCCGTGAATTTATCTCTAATCTTCGTCCTGAGGATTTGATCAAACGCTTTGGCAATGGTGAATCTTAGAAAAGTTATTGGTCATTAGTCATTAGTCATTGGTAAAAGACAAATCACAAAAGGCAAATGACATAAGGACAACTAAAGATGCGATACCGACGCTTTGGGAAAACACAGCTGCGCCTTTCAGTGTTTTCCTTGGGAGGAATGCGCTATTTGGCAACACCAGAGAACGTATGGCAAATTATCGAAAAAGCCATAGCGCTAGGGATTAATCATATAGAAACTGCTAGGGGTTACGGTAAAAGTGAGGAGTATTTAGGAGCGGCGATCGCTTTGGGATTGCCAATAACTCGTTCGCAGCTTCACATTACAACTAAAATCCCACCCACAGCAGATGCTGACACAATGCGTCGGTGCATCAATGAATCCCTAGAGAGATTACACCTCGATTATCTCGATTGCTTAGGGATTCATGGCTTAAACACTTGGGAGCATCTCGATTGGGTAAAAGCTAAAGGCGGCTGTATGCAAGCAGTCAAAGAAGCAGTTGCTGAAGGCCGTGTACGACACGTTGGCTTTTCCACCCACGGTTCCCTAGACTTGATTTTAGCAGCCATAGATACAGATTTATTTGAATTTGTCAATCTGCATTATTACTATTTTTTTCAGCGCAATTTACCAGCAATTCAACTAGCCGCCGCAAAGGATATGGGTGTGTTCATTATCTCTCCTGGTGATAAAGGCGGGCGCTTATACACACCCTCCCAAACTCTAGTTGATTTGTGTTATCCTTTCTCACCCCTAGAATTAAACTACCGCTTTTTACTGAACGACCTCCATATTACTACCCTAAGTGTGGGGCCAGCAACTCCAGAAGAATTGACTGAACCTTTAACAGTTAGCGATCGCGATGGAGAGTTAACCTCTGAGGAAATTACTGTCTTAGAAAGACTAGAAAATCACAAAAACGAGATTTTAGGTACTGATAAATGCAGTCAGTGTTATAAATGCTTGCCCTGCCCGGAAAATATTAATATTCCAGAAGTACTGCGACTGCGAAATTTGGCAATCGCCTATGATATGACTGACTACGGACAATACCGTTATGGAATGTTTGAAAATGCAGGTCATTGGTTTCCAGGCATGAAGGCAAATCGTTGTACAGAATGCGGTGACTGCTTGCCAAAGTGTCCGGAAAATTTAGATATTCCCGCCTTGCTAGAAGATACCCATGAAAGGTTAAAAGGGCGAAGTGGTAGGCGGTTGTGGGGTATTTAATAGAGATTACGAACAGGAGTGGGAGAGGGGGAGAATGAGGCAGTAGGAAAAATCCTTGTCCTCTTGTTTTGGATACATAATCCCAATTCTCCTTGACTTTTCCGTTCCCCTTCCCCCAACCCTGTTAAGAGTTCTCTTACCTAACTAGATAATTTATTTTGCACAACTACGTAATACCAAATTGGCACGCGGGAGTCTTGTTTCAAAATTCTGGACTAGCCTATGAATAAAATGTTTTTAATCCAAAATCCACGCATTGGTATAACCATTGCTGGTATCCTGAAGGCGGCAAGACTACTGCAAGAAAATTGTCAAAGTAAAACAATGGAAATTGCTACAACCAAATTCCCCCGTTGGTTCGTTCGCAGAGATATTGACGGTTTCTTTGGGCTAGCGCTCGATAATTTAATCCAAATTCTGTTAATTGTCAGTTTGTGTCAAGGAGTGCTAGGCTTTCCTGTTTCGTTAGTCTATGGACGCATCTTACCAGGAATTGCTTTAAGTTTAATTGTCGGCAACTTTTATTACGCTTGGCTAGCAAAAGAGCAAGGAAAGCGCGAGCAGCGAGAAGATATTACTGCCCTGCCTTATGGTATTAACACCGTTAGCCTTTTTGCTTATATTTTTCTAGTGATGCTGCCAGTGAGATTGGCAGCAATTTCTGGTGGGGCATCAAATGAACAAGCTGCTGAATTAGCTTGGCAGGCAGGATTAGTGGCTTGCTTTGGCTCAGGTTTGATTGAATTGGCTGGAGCTTGGGTTGGCGATCCACTCCGTCGTCTTGCCCCCCGTGCAGCACTGCTTTCTACTTTGGGCGGTATCGCCATTACTTTTATTGCCATTGGCTTTTTATTTCGTACCTTTGCCAATCCTGTAGTAGGTTTAGTACCTCTGGGTGTAATTCTGCTAACTTATTTTGGGCAAGTGCGATTTAGCATTCCTGGTGGATTGTTGGCTGTTCTGTTGGGAATTACCTTGGCTTGGGGAACAGGTTTGTTGAGTTGGGATAACGCCAAGTTTGCCACCGCCTTACAACCGATTGGATTTTATCTACCAGGATTGTGGCTGGGGAAATTGTGGAGCAGTCGTTCAGTATTAATCGAGTATTTCAGCATTATTTTACCAATGGGGTTATTTAACCTTGTTGGCAGTCTCCAGAATTTAGAAAGTGCGGAAGCTGCGGGCGATACTTATCCTGCTACTCCTTCTTTGGCGGCAAATGGTATTGGCACGTTGGTAGCTGCTATTTGTGGTTCTTGTTTTCCAACCACGATTTATATTGGTCATCCTGGCTGGAAAGCTTTAGGGGCAAGAGTCGGCTACTCTATTCTTAATGGCATCATTATGGGCTTGTTCTGCCTAACTGGAACTGTAGCAATATTGGCTTACTTTGTTCCGATTGAAGCAGGGATGGCAATTGTATTGTGGATCGGGATTGTAATTGTCGCTCAAAGTTTTACAGCAACTCCACCCCACCATGCACCTGCTGTCGTTGTTGGTTTATTGCCAGGAATTGCTGGTTGGGGTGCTTTAATTGCCAAAAATGCGCTTCGAGCAGCTGGTTTGGGTACACCAGAAAAACCTTTAACACCCGCTTTAATTGAGCAGTTTAAATTGAGCGATACCTATATTGATGGAGCTTTTGCTCTCGAACAGGGATTTATTTTTTCAGCCATGATTTTAGCCGGTATTACAGTTTACATTATTGAGCGAAAATTTCGCCATGCTGCATATTGGTCTGTTTTAGCTGCTGTACTTTCCTGGGTTGGATTAATGCACAGTTATCGCTGGACTGTTGCAGATACAGTTGTAAATTTAGGTTGGGGAACTGGAACACCTTGGGCAGTTGGCTATATTTTGCTGGCAATTCTCTTTTTCTATGTCGATTGGCAAGAAAGACGTAAAGCTTGAGGCGATCGCACCAGCCACTGCTGTCTAACCCTTTTCATCTCAATAAGGCAGCACAAGTTCTTAGCGAATTAAAAACTCTGCACACCTTTGCGCTTTCCCTGCGTTACTTTGCGTTTAAAAACGCTACAATTTTACGCAAATCTGTACTTAATCTACTCCACTCTCAAACAATCCAACTATGATGGATTGGAAAACACTTTTAACACCTAAAAGACTCGGCAAACAGCAACCAGAAAACCTTCAATTTGGCCGTACTCCCTTTCATAGAGACTACGATCGCCTGGTATTTTCTTCTCCTTTTCGCCGTCTCAAAGATAAAACCCAAGTTTTTTCTTTACCCACAAATGATTACATTCGTACTCGTCTAATTCACAGCCTTGAGGTTTCTTGTGTTGGTAGATCGCTGGGCAGGATAGTTGGAGAGCAAATTGTACGAAAATATCAGCTTAACAAATATGGATTTAGTGCTTCAGACTTTGGTGATATTGTCTCTGCGGCTTG
This window harbors:
- a CDS encoding biotin--[acetyl-CoA-carboxylase] ligase translates to MGLNQQQLEAALKAGRKNAYLPFCFYLVESVASTNQTLWALLDQRAQPGCTIIATQQTAGRGQWGRQWASAPGGLYLSLLLAPNIEANQSYQLTFATAWGIAYQLRESGINVGIKWPNDLVINQRKLGGILTETKINQGQITQSVIGVGINWTNPVPETGINLEMWQTAKNPKPISSLEMLAAKVLLGIECGIQCLFEEGVNILLARYLELLANVGDRICVNDMAGTVVGVTSTGELRVRLQTSESLTVIKPEIYLQPGTISLGYSKVSG
- a CDS encoding NCS2 family permease produces the protein MEIATTKFPRWFVRRDIDGFFGLALDNLIQILLIVSLCQGVLGFPVSLVYGRILPGIALSLIVGNFYYAWLAKEQGKREQREDITALPYGINTVSLFAYIFLVMLPVRLAAISGGASNEQAAELAWQAGLVACFGSGLIELAGAWVGDPLRRLAPRAALLSTLGGIAITFIAIGFLFRTFANPVVGLVPLGVILLTYFGQVRFSIPGGLLAVLLGITLAWGTGLLSWDNAKFATALQPIGFYLPGLWLGKLWSSRSVLIEYFSIILPMGLFNLVGSLQNLESAEAAGDTYPATPSLAANGIGTLVAAICGSCFPTTIYIGHPGWKALGARVGYSILNGIIMGLFCLTGTVAILAYFVPIEAGMAIVLWIGIVIVAQSFTATPPHHAPAVVVGLLPGIAGWGALIAKNALRAAGLGTPEKPLTPALIEQFKLSDTYIDGAFALEQGFIFSAMILAGITVYIIERKFRHAAYWSVLAAVLSWVGLMHSYRWTVADTVVNLGWGTGTPWAVGYILLAILFFYVDWQERRKA
- a CDS encoding riboflavin synthase; its protein translation is MFTGIIQALGTISPLGGDSWQITCISQSSDLVMQDLAYGDSVAVDGVCLTVEKVLPGGFVATASPETLRRTTLGIEQAEPKYVNLETSLRVGSKIGGHFVMGHVDGIGRIIAAQQTATSWEMTFSAPDAIARYLVPKGSIAINGISLTVADYEPEFSQFKVAVIPLTYAETNLCYLVPGSSVNLEGDILGKYVEKFLVMGKGEPKNSKDTNHEQITPIFLAEHGYL
- a CDS encoding bifunctional nuclease family protein, with the protein product MIEMKVAGIALDAITRSPIVLLKDASDRRALPIYIGQEQARAIMSALENQKPPRPLTHDLLVNILEAWNMTLERVIIHSLQKDTFYAVLILKQGEVKKEIDARPSDAIAVALRTNTPIWVMEEVIADASIPVDRDADEAEQQAFREFISNLRPEDLIKRFGNGES
- a CDS encoding peptidoglycan DD-metalloendopeptidase family protein translates to MKQRHNSVHNRLHHLWQRTLPAQSLCLVGSFSLVSSGLAFAQTDSAIDNIVPTVENSQPAAPVAGNIVKKETVEQTIIASEAAKPQPEFSQRRNRLKQRLKKVESSQPTETVKPQSRVGVRTFKTGVTVSQPATSTKISAPQTNLVREQKPKVEFAAPVAPRSIPKQLPTVAQPANDSPGIASWAAGKTKDYNNAYIDPTDYNQNTTSKYDAPSSVVVIERASGCQAVLARGISSLNCAKAAGTSVASTQKTTPAWLNKSQNTRIAAVPAVQRVATNTSNTGLRAPRVVSKLVTNTGWRSNQPVSTNVGRSVYQANRFIPNPSEFTPTTTVSSVPIAPSGGILSAPVTAQNIAPRPSTVAYNIPLATTLPRIAFSGIYGRGIAYNPSGLIFPLNVPAPITSLFGWRTHPISGDRRFHAGMDIGAAMGTPILAAYSGQVEAAGWQGGYGLTVVMSHNNAQQTLYGHMSEIYVQPGQRVEQGSVIGRVGSTGNSTGPHLHFEVRQLTPQGWVAVDPGIQLQFALNQLVNTLQTAQVTRD
- a CDS encoding aldo/keto reductase → MRYRRFGKTQLRLSVFSLGGMRYLATPENVWQIIEKAIALGINHIETARGYGKSEEYLGAAIALGLPITRSQLHITTKIPPTADADTMRRCINESLERLHLDYLDCLGIHGLNTWEHLDWVKAKGGCMQAVKEAVAEGRVRHVGFSTHGSLDLILAAIDTDLFEFVNLHYYYFFQRNLPAIQLAAAKDMGVFIISPGDKGGRLYTPSQTLVDLCYPFSPLELNYRFLLNDLHITTLSVGPATPEELTEPLTVSDRDGELTSEEITVLERLENHKNEILGTDKCSQCYKCLPCPENINIPEVLRLRNLAIAYDMTDYGQYRYGMFENAGHWFPGMKANRCTECGDCLPKCPENLDIPALLEDTHERLKGRSGRRLWGI
- the pgeF gene encoding peptidoglycan editing factor PgeF, with the translated sequence MHTWYWRTWEGMSYLTCSLLEAWPHGFFTQQFWPRSPEELTVVLHPDASGYRLKQVHGNTVLTPSEISSQLSSGNEEDDNSALAAADGLMSEEPLQAVWVASADCTPVLIADEKTGRVAALHAGWRGTAAKIVPQAIARLQAQGSKIPDLRIAMGPAIAGEVYQVSTQVAAQIGASIISHEDETVIVEALQDLPKSPLLPDPDPTKMRVDVRQVNFLQLENLGISIEQIAIAPYCTYQTPEHFFSYRRDNLKKVQWSGIVSITPNS